In Myxococcota bacterium, the DNA window GCCGGCTCCGGTGGCCTGGGCGGCGGCGAGAATGGCCTTCGCATCGAGGTAGCCCTCGGAGAGGCGCACCGCTTCGTCGGCCTCGCGCACGTGGGGGGCGTCGGCATCGGCGTCCGTGTAGACGGCGACGCAGCGCAGGCCCATCTCGTGGGCGCTGCGGATCACGCGCCGCGCGATCTCGCCGCGGTTGGCGATCAGCAAAGTGTGGAAGCTCACAGCCGGAACACTCCGTAACCCGGGGCGCCCTCGATCGGGCGGTTGCGAACGACGGACAGGCAGAGGCTCAGTACGGTACGGGTGTCGCGCGGGTCGATGATGCCGTCGTCACTGATCGCGCCCGTGGCCTCGAGCGCGATCGATCCCGCTTCCTGGCGTTCCTCGACGCCCGCGCGGATCTCGGCGTCGGCTGCTTCGTCGAAGGGCAGGCCCTTCCGCGCCGCCTGTCCGCGACGCACGATCGACATCACGCCCGCGATCTGCTTCCCGCCCATCACCGCGATCTTCGCGCTGGGCCAGATGAAGGTGAAGCGGTTGTTGAAGGCGCGACCGGACATCGCGTAGGTGCCCGCGCCGTACGACGCGCCGACGATCACCGTGAGGTGGGGGACCGTCGAGTTGGTGACCGCGTTGATCATCTGGGAGCCCTTCTTGATGATCCCCGCGTGTTCGGAGTCCTTGCCGACCACGAACCCGGTGAGGTTCTGCAGGAAGATCAAGGGCACGTCGATCTGGTTGTTCAGCTGGATGAAGTGAGCGGCTTTCTCGGCCGCCTCCGGATTCAGGACGCCGTTGTTCCCGAGGATCCCCACCGGGTAGCCCTGGATCCGCGCCCAGCCGCAGACGAGGGTCGTGCCGTAGCGCGGCTTGAACTCCTCGAAGCGCGAACCGTCGACGATGCGGCCGATCACGTCCCGGATCTCGACGGGGCGCCGGAGGTCCGGGGAGACGAGGCCCGTGAGCTCCTCGGGGTCGAGGGTCGGCTCCTCGAAGTCGGGCTCGGGATCGGGCATCGCCTTCTCCCAGTTCAGGTGGGACATCACCTCGCGGCACAGGCGCAGGGCGTCGTGCTCGTCTTCGGCGAAGTACTCGCCCAGACCCGAGATCTCGGCGTGCATGCGGGCGCCGCCCAGCGTCTCGTCGTCCGAGTCCTCGCCGGTGGCCATCTTCACCAGCGGTGGACCCGCCAGGAAGATCTTCGACTGTTCCTTGATGACGATGTTGTAGTCGGACATGCCGGGCTGGTAGGCGCCGCCGGCCGTCGAGGATCCGAAGACGACGCACACAGTGGGGATCCGGAGCTTCGAGAGCTCGATCATCTCGTAGAAGAAGCGGCCGGTCTCGGCGAAGTGCTCGATGCGCGCGCCGCCAGGCGTCGTGTCGCCCTGTTCGCCCTTCTTCTTCGGCTGCATGCGCAGGTCGGCGCCCGCCGACTCCACGAAGCTCACATAGGGGATGCCGTTGTCGCGGGCGATCTCCAGGGCGCGCATCCACTTCTTGCCGACGTAGGGTGTGAGCGCACCGCCCAGCACGGTCGGGTCGTTGGCGAAGATCACGCACTCGACGCCGGCGATGATGCCGATCCCGAGGATGCAGCCGCCGCCGACCGTGTAGCTCGAGTTGTAGCCGGCGAGGCCACTGATCTCGAGGAAGGGCGTATCCGGATCGAGGGCGAGGGCGACGCGCTCCCGCACGGGCAGCTTGCCGCGTTTCGCCAGGCGCGCGTGGTGGTCGGGGCCGCCGCCGGCCTCGGCCTCGTCGAGGAGCTGGTCGATCTCGGCCAGCCGTTCGAGCATCACCTGCTGGTTCTCTTCGAATTCCGGCGTGCGCGTGTTCAGATTCGAGCGCAGGCGCGGAGCCAGACTGGGTTGCATGAGCGTCCCCGTGAACTCGCGTACTCCAACGTCGGAGCGCGTTGACAACGGGGTACCATGACTGGTAACCGTATGCAATCAGAATTACCGCAGCGTGCTCGTGCTTCGGCGAGCGACGGGGGCGGGCCTGGAGGCGAGATGGATCCGGTACGCGTCGAAACCGCCGCGGGCGTGATGACCGCCACCCTCGCGGACGAGGAGAACCGCAACGCTCTCGGCGGCGCCCTCGTGTCCGCCCTGCGGGAGGCCCTCGCCGCTGCGAATGCCGACCCCGCGGTCCGGGCCTTCGTGATCACCAACATCGGTTCCACTTTCTGCGCCGGCGCGAACCTGAAGGAGCGCTCGGCCGAGTCGGGAAAGAAGCCCGCGGCAGGGGCGGGCGGCATGGGCGGCTTCGTCGAGCTGTTGGGAGAGATCCAGGTCTCGCCGACTCCGGTGATTGGCAAGATCGCCGGCCACGTCATGGGCGGCGGCAATGGACTGGCGGCCGCGCTCGATATCGCGATCGCCGCCGAGAACGTGAAGTTCGGTTTCACCGAGGTCCGCCTCGGGGTCGCGCCGGCGATCATCTCGGTGGTGTGCCTTCCGAAGATGCGCCCCGGCGAGGCGATGGAGGCGTTCCTGCGCGGGAACCGGTTTCCGGCCAGCCGCGCTGCCGAGCTCGGCCTGATCGCCCGGGCGGTACCGGCCGACGCGCTCGACGCCGCGGTGGACGAGGTGCTCGACGATCTGCGCAAGGGCGGCCCGAACGCGTTGGAGTTCGCGAAGCGGCTCGTCAACGAGGTGCCGCTGATGGAGCAGAAGCAGGCGTTCGCCTGGACTGCGAAGCACTCGGCAGAGCTCTTCGCCGGGACGGAAGCCGCAGAGGGCATGAAGGCGTTTCTGCAGAAGCGCCCGCCGAAATGGGCGGAGTAGCGTCGCTTCAGGGCAACCGCCGCCGGAAGGACACAGGAGGCCTGGGATGCTGCAGATCAGCGTGGACTTGCTCGCCGAGGTCGACGACCTCCACGCCCTGGTGGAGACCCTCGAGCCCGAAGACTGGGAGCGTCCCACCACGTTCATGAACTGGACACCCTGGGACGTGATCGCACACCTCCATTTCTTCGACGAGGTGTCGTTGGTGGCACTCGAGGGGCGCGAGCCCTTCGGCGAACTCCAGAAGGAGTTCATCGGCCTGCTCCAGGAGGGGTTGGGGAGCGCCGAGATCGCCAAACGGAAGCTCGGCGACCTTTCGCCGAAGGAACTCACCACGCGCTGGCGCGAGCGCAACCGCGCGATGGCCGAGCAGCTCGGCAACTCGGACCCGAAGCGACGCCTGCCGTGGTTCGGGCCCGACATGGGCGTGCAGATGTTCACGACCGCACGCCTGATGGAGACCTGGGCCCACGGTCAGGAGCTGTGGGACCTGAAGGGCCGCGAGCGGAGCCACAGCGACCGGATCAAGCACATCTGCGAGATCGGCGTCCGCACCTTCGGCTGGACCTTCATGAACCGCGGCGAGCAGCCGCCCGGGCCGCCCCCCTATGTGCGCCTCACCGCTCCGTCCGGCGGGGTCTGGGAGTGGCAGGAACCGAGCGAGACGGAAATCGTACGCGGGTCGGCCGTCGATTTCGCGAGGGTGGTCACGCAGGTTCGAAACATCGCGGATACGCCACTCGAAGTCGTGGGTCCGGTGGCCAACGCCTGGATGGCGATCGCCCAGTGCTTCGCCGGGGGTGCAGCGGATCCGCCGGCACCCGGGACCCGCACGATCTAGCGCGGCGGCTCCCGCCGCCCCAGGCCACGCCGCCCCAGGGCGGCCGGAGGAGTACGATGGATCTCGCTTTCGGTCCGAAATACGAGGAGTTCCGCCAGGAAGTCCGTGCGTTTCTCGAGGCCCATCGGGGCGCCAAGCCGAAGGAGTCGCTGATCGAGGTCTCGGTCGAGGAGCGCTCGCGCTGGCTCTCGCTCCTGATCGAGCATGGCTACTGGGCGCGCACGCTTCCGAAGGCGTACGGCGGTCATGGCGCCGAGCCCGATCTCCTCGAGACCGTGATCATGGACGAGGAGTTCAACCGGGCGGGGGTGCACCGGGGCTTCAACGCCCAGGGGCCCTCGATGCTCGTCCCGACCCTGCTCGAGCACGGCAGCGAGGAACAGCGCGAGCGCTGGATCGGGCCGACGATGCGCGCCGAAGTGATCTGGTGCCAAGGTTATTCCGAGCCCGGCTCGGGCAGCGATCTCGCGAGTCTGCAGACGGCGGCCGTCGAGGACGGCGAGGACTTCCTGATCAATGGCCAGAAGATCTGGACCAGCAGCGCGGACATGTCGCAGATGTGCTTCCTGCTCGTGCGCACCGAGCCCGATGCCGCGAAGCACGCGGGCATCTCGTACGTCCTCGTTCCGATGGACACGCCGGGCATCGAGGTCCAGCCGCTCCAGACCATGTCGGGGAGCATCGGCGAGAACAGCTTCAATCAGGTGTGCTTCCGCGACGTGCGGATCCCTCAGGCCAACGTGGTGGGGAAGCGCGGCGAGGGCTGGAAGATCGCGAACACCACGCTCAAGCACGAGCGCAACAGCCTCAACTCGAACTCCGAGGCGACGCTCTTGCGACTCACGCGTCTGATGGAACGCGAAACCGTGAACGGGGTGCCGGCGATGGCGAGCCCGGTCTACCGCGACCGCCTGATGCGTCTTCAGGCGCGCGTGCTTTCGATGAAGCACCACGGCATGCGCATCCTCACCCACAGCCTCAAGAAGGAGTCGCCGGGCGTCGCGGGGCTGGTGACGAAACTCCAGAACTGCCAGCTCAACTTCGACATCGCGTCGCTCGCGATCGACGTGATGGGCGAACTCGGCAGCCTCTACGACCACGCGAAGTACGAACGCGAAAAGGGCTACTGGCACGCCCATTCGATCTTCTCGCTGGGGCTGATCATCGGCGGCGGCACCGCCCAGATCCAGAAGAACATCATCGCCGAACGCGGCCTCGGGCTTCCGCGCGAGCCGAAGCCGGCGCAGGCCTAGGGGGCGGCATGGATTTCGGACTCTCCGACGACCAGCGACTCCTCGACGAAACCATCCGCGGCTTCCTCGCCGACCAGGTGCCGATCACGCGCGTGCGCGAGTTGCGCGAGAAGGACACGGCCTGCGATCGCGAGATCTGGTCGTCCCTTGGCGAGCTCGGGATGACGGGCATCCTCGTCCCCGAGGCCCAGGGCGGCAGCGGTCTGGGGCTGCTCGATGCGGCGCTCGTCGCGCAGGCCCTGGGGTTCGCCGCGACGCCCGCTCCCTTCCTGGCCTCGGCCGTGATGGCGCCGGTGGCCCTGCGCAGTGTCGGTGGCGCTGCGGCCGAGGGCTGGCTCACCGAGATCGCGGCGGCGCGCAGCGTGATGGGCGTCGCGCTCACCGAGCTCTTCTCGGTGCGCGAGGACGCGGGCGTTCAGCTGGAGGGCGGCAAGCTCCGCGGCAAGTCGCTGATGGCGCTCGACGCCGTCGACACGGATCTCGTGCTGGTCGGCATCGATGCCGATCGCTTCGCGGTGGTGGGCGCCGACGCCCCGGGTCTCACGGCGACCCGTCTCGCCACCCTCGACGCCACCCGTTCCACCTCCGAGCTCGTGTTCGAGGGCGTCACGCCCGAGGCGGTCTTCGAGGACGCGGGCGACGCCCTGACGCGGACCTTCGAGGCCGGGCGCATTGCCCTCGCCGCCGACAGTCTGGGCGCGGCCGAGTCGATGCTCGCTCAGGCCGTCGAGTACGCCGGACAGCGCAAGCAGTTCAACCGCGTGATCGGCTCCTTCCAGGCCGTGAAGCACCTGTGCGCCGAGATGATCGGTGAGCTCGAGCCGGCGCGGTCGCTGGTCTGGTACGCCGCCCACAGCTTCGACGCGCTTCCCGACGAAGCGCCGCTGATGGCGTGTCACGCGCTCGCCCACGTGGCCGAGATCGGCCGCGAGATCGCGAGCACCGCCACCCAGGTACACGGCGGCATCGGCTGGACCGACGAGCAGAACCTCCACTTCTGGTTCAAGCGGATCGCCGTGGCGCGCCACCTGCTCGGTGGCCCGGAGCAGCTGCGCGAGCGCGCGGCGGCCCTCCAGGGCCTGGCCTGAACCCATCCCCGTCCCGCGGAGGCCTCCCATGCAGACGAAACTGGCGAAGGATCTCGGCCTCGAGTTCCCAATCTTTGCGTTCACCCATTGTCGCGACGTCGCGGCCGCCGTCTCGAAGGCCGGCGGCATGGGTGTCCTGGGTGTGGCCGGGCACTCGGCGAAGGGCCTGCGCGCCGAGCTCGAGTGGATCGAGAACGAGGTCGGCGACAAGCCCTACGGCGTGGACCTCCTGCTTCCCACCAAGTTCGTCGGGAGCGGGAAGAGCTACAGCAGCGAAGAGCTCGACGCCCAGATCCCCGACACCCACAAGCAGTTCCTCGACGACCTGCTGGCGAAGCACGAGGTCCCGCCCCTGGCCGGGGACGCGAAGCTCGGCGAAGAGTTCGCGGTGGGCTACGAGAAGCAGCGCGATGTGATCGAGCTGCTCTTCGAGCACCGCATCTCGTTGATCGCCAGCGCGCTCGGGCCGCCGCCGACCTGGATGATCGAGAAGGGTCGGGAGAAGGGCGTGCTCGTCGCGGCGTTGGCCGGCACCGTCGACCACGCACGTCGTCACGTCGAAGCCGGCGTCGACATCGTGGTCGCGCAGGGCGGGGAGGCCGGCGGCCACACGGGGGACATCTCGACCATGGTGCTGGTGCCCGAGGTCGTGGATGCCGTGGCGCCGGTACCGGTGCTCGCGGCGGGCGGCATCGGCAACGGCCGCCAGGTGACGGCTTCGCTCGCGTTGGGAGCGCAGGGGGTCTGGACCGGATCGCTCTGGCTCACCACCGAAGAGGCGGAAACCCACCCGGTGGTGAAGGAGAAGTTCCTGCAGGCGACCTCGCGCGACACGGTGCGCAGCCGCTCGCTCACGGGAAAGCCCGCCCGCCAGCTGCGCAGTGCCTGGACCGAGGCCTGGGAGGACCCGGCGAACCCGGATCCGCTCCCCATGCCGCTCCAGCCCCGGCTGGTGCGCGAGGCCCAGGCCCGGATCCAGCGGACGGCGCACAAGTCGCCCGGCGCCGCCGAGCTCTCCAACTACTTCGTCGGGCAGATCGTGGGCTCGATGAACCAGGTGCAGTCGGTTCGCAGCGTCGTGGAAGGCCTGGTCCAGGAGTACGCCGACACGATGGAGCGCCTGGATTCCTGGGCCGAAGGCGAGGAGTGAGAAGGCGCCCGGGGCAGGGCGTGATGCTCAAGAGCCCTTGAGTTTCTAGGGGCCTCCGCTGCACACTGGCGCCAGCAGAATGCTGAAGGGCCCATTCCCGTCGCCGCGCGGCGTCTTTCGAGCGCCTTCGTCGTTCCCGAAGCTCGCCGTAGCGACACTACGGCTTCGTTTCGGCGCCTCGAATGCACCCGAAACTCGCTCGCGAGGTTCGGTCCAGGGCCCTCCAACAACCTGCTAGCGGAGGGATCCTTGGAAAAGCACTACGCCACCCTGTGGGAGGCGATCACCGATCGCATCGGAGATCGCGAGGCGCTCGTCTGCGGAGACGTGCGTCGCACCTGGTCCGAGTACGACGAGCGTTCGGCACGCTTCAGTGCCGCGTTGGCGGATGCCGGCCTGAAGCCCGACTCGAAGGTCGGGCTCTACCTGTACAACTCGCCCGAGTACCTCGAAGCCCAGTACGGCTGCTTCAAGGGACGCCAGGTCCCGATCAACGTCAACTACCGCTATCTCGACGACGAGCTCCTCTACCTGCTCGAGAACTCGGATGCGGAAGCGCTCGTCTACCACTCGAGCCTCGGCGATCGCGTCGCGCGGGTGATGGAGCGGGCGAAGGGCGTGCGCCGCTGGATCGAGGTCGATGACGGCGGTGACTCGGTCCCGGGCAGCGTGGCCTACGAGGATCTCATCGCCGGGAACGATCCCGCCGCGCGCATCAACCGCGCCGAGAGCGACATCTACATGCTCTACACGGGCGGCACCACCGGGATGCCGAAGGGCGTGATGTACGACGTCGGCGGGATGCTGCAGGGGTTCATCGGGATCGGCTTCCCGATCCTGGTGGGACGGCTGCCCGAGGTCGACGAGATCCCGAGCATCGCCGAGGAACTGTGGAAGGAAGGCAACCACCTGGTGTCGATCCCCGCGTGTCCGCTCATGCACGGGACCGGCGTCTGGCTGGGCGCGATGATTCCCCAGATGAGCGGTGCGAAGGTGGTGCTGCTCGAGAGCCGCTCCTTCGACGCCCACGAGCTCTGGCGGGTATCGGCGCAGGAGCAGGTGAGCCAGCTCGTGATCGTGGGCGACGCCTTCGCGAAACCGATGCTGCGCGCCCTCGACGAGGCGAAGGAGCAGGGGAAGCCCCACGACCCGAGCTCGGTGAAGCTGATGGTCTCGTCCGGGGTGATGTGGACGAGCGAGGTGAAGGAGCGCCTGCTCGAGTGGCAGGACTGGCTGCTGGTCGACGCGATGGGCAGCAGCGAAGGCAGCATGGGGACCCAGA includes these proteins:
- a CDS encoding TIGR03084 family metal-binding protein, which gives rise to MLQISVDLLAEVDDLHALVETLEPEDWERPTTFMNWTPWDVIAHLHFFDEVSLVALEGREPFGELQKEFIGLLQEGLGSAEIAKRKLGDLSPKELTTRWRERNRAMAEQLGNSDPKRRLPWFGPDMGVQMFTTARLMETWAHGQELWDLKGRERSHSDRIKHICEIGVRTFGWTFMNRGEQPPGPPPYVRLTAPSGGVWEWQEPSETEIVRGSAVDFARVVTQVRNIADTPLEVVGPVANAWMAIAQCFAGGAADPPAPGTRTI
- a CDS encoding acyl-CoA dehydrogenase family protein, with product MDLAFGPKYEEFRQEVRAFLEAHRGAKPKESLIEVSVEERSRWLSLLIEHGYWARTLPKAYGGHGAEPDLLETVIMDEEFNRAGVHRGFNAQGPSMLVPTLLEHGSEEQRERWIGPTMRAEVIWCQGYSEPGSGSDLASLQTAAVEDGEDFLINGQKIWTSSADMSQMCFLLVRTEPDAAKHAGISYVLVPMDTPGIEVQPLQTMSGSIGENSFNQVCFRDVRIPQANVVGKRGEGWKIANTTLKHERNSLNSNSEATLLRLTRLMERETVNGVPAMASPVYRDRLMRLQARVLSMKHHGMRILTHSLKKESPGVAGLVTKLQNCQLNFDIASLAIDVMGELGSLYDHAKYEREKGYWHAHSIFSLGLIIGGGTAQIQKNIIAERGLGLPREPKPAQA
- a CDS encoding AMP-binding protein, with product MEKHYATLWEAITDRIGDREALVCGDVRRTWSEYDERSARFSAALADAGLKPDSKVGLYLYNSPEYLEAQYGCFKGRQVPINVNYRYLDDELLYLLENSDAEALVYHSSLGDRVARVMERAKGVRRWIEVDDGGDSVPGSVAYEDLIAGNDPAARINRAESDIYMLYTGGTTGMPKGVMYDVGGMLQGFIGIGFPILVGRLPEVDEIPSIAEELWKEGNHLVSIPACPLMHGTGVWLGAMIPQMSGAKVVLLESRSFDAHELWRVSAQEQVSQLVIVGDAFAKPMLRALDEAKEQGKPHDPSSVKLMVSSGVMWTSEVKERLLEWQDWLLVDAMGSSEGSMGTQITSRGNVGETAKFAMNPTTKVFTEDGREVQPGSGETGMVAAGGLVPIGYFKDEKKSAATFKTIDGVRYSFPGDWASIEADGTLKLLGRGSNCINTAGEKVYPEEVEEAVKQHPDVLDCLVVGVEDEKFGQRVTGVASPRPGRELDGASLREFTREKLAAYKVPKQLFVVEKVQRAPNGKADYPWARKVVEERGS
- a CDS encoding enoyl-CoA hydratase-related protein; its protein translation is MDPVRVETAAGVMTATLADEENRNALGGALVSALREALAAANADPAVRAFVITNIGSTFCAGANLKERSAESGKKPAAGAGGMGGFVELLGEIQVSPTPVIGKIAGHVMGGGNGLAAALDIAIAAENVKFGFTEVRLGVAPAIISVVCLPKMRPGEAMEAFLRGNRFPASRAAELGLIARAVPADALDAAVDEVLDDLRKGGPNALEFAKRLVNEVPLMEQKQAFAWTAKHSAELFAGTEAAEGMKAFLQKRPPKWAE
- a CDS encoding carboxyl transferase domain-containing protein, producing the protein MQPSLAPRLRSNLNTRTPEFEENQQVMLERLAEIDQLLDEAEAGGGPDHHARLAKRGKLPVRERVALALDPDTPFLEISGLAGYNSSYTVGGGCILGIGIIAGVECVIFANDPTVLGGALTPYVGKKWMRALEIARDNGIPYVSFVESAGADLRMQPKKKGEQGDTTPGGARIEHFAETGRFFYEMIELSKLRIPTVCVVFGSSTAGGAYQPGMSDYNIVIKEQSKIFLAGPPLVKMATGEDSDDETLGGARMHAEISGLGEYFAEDEHDALRLCREVMSHLNWEKAMPDPEPDFEEPTLDPEELTGLVSPDLRRPVEIRDVIGRIVDGSRFEEFKPRYGTTLVCGWARIQGYPVGILGNNGVLNPEAAEKAAHFIQLNNQIDVPLIFLQNLTGFVVGKDSEHAGIIKKGSQMINAVTNSTVPHLTVIVGASYGAGTYAMSGRAFNNRFTFIWPSAKIAVMGGKQIAGVMSIVRRGQAARKGLPFDEAADAEIRAGVEERQEAGSIALEATGAISDDGIIDPRDTRTVLSLCLSVVRNRPIEGAPGYGVFRL
- a CDS encoding acyl-CoA dehydrogenase family protein translates to MDFGLSDDQRLLDETIRGFLADQVPITRVRELREKDTACDREIWSSLGELGMTGILVPEAQGGSGLGLLDAALVAQALGFAATPAPFLASAVMAPVALRSVGGAAAEGWLTEIAAARSVMGVALTELFSVREDAGVQLEGGKLRGKSLMALDAVDTDLVLVGIDADRFAVVGADAPGLTATRLATLDATRSTSELVFEGVTPEAVFEDAGDALTRTFEAGRIALAADSLGAAESMLAQAVEYAGQRKQFNRVIGSFQAVKHLCAEMIGELEPARSLVWYAAHSFDALPDEAPLMACHALAHVAEIGREIASTATQVHGGIGWTDEQNLHFWFKRIAVARHLLGGPEQLRERAAALQGLA
- a CDS encoding nitronate monooxygenase — encoded protein: MQTKLAKDLGLEFPIFAFTHCRDVAAAVSKAGGMGVLGVAGHSAKGLRAELEWIENEVGDKPYGVDLLLPTKFVGSGKSYSSEELDAQIPDTHKQFLDDLLAKHEVPPLAGDAKLGEEFAVGYEKQRDVIELLFEHRISLIASALGPPPTWMIEKGREKGVLVAALAGTVDHARRHVEAGVDIVVAQGGEAGGHTGDISTMVLVPEVVDAVAPVPVLAAGGIGNGRQVTASLALGAQGVWTGSLWLTTEEAETHPVVKEKFLQATSRDTVRSRSLTGKPARQLRSAWTEAWEDPANPDPLPMPLQPRLVREAQARIQRTAHKSPGAAELSNYFVGQIVGSMNQVQSVRSVVEGLVQEYADTMERLDSWAEGEE